The genomic window GCTTACTACTTAAAATATCAGAACCGCCGAGCAGAGTATATTGAAAATTGGTGGAATGTGCTAAAATTAATGTAGGCAGTTATTAAAAAGCCGTCTATGAATGAGAAGGCCAAAAAATTTGTGCTACCTCTTGATTTGAACGAACCAAGTGATTTTGATATTCTGTCGTCTTTGCAGTCGGCCAAAGCCGTTTTTGAGGAGCGTCAGTTTGAAGGACAATTAAGCGTTGATGTGGCGCAAACAGCCGAAGAGCTGGTGGTTCTGGCCACGATGGCCGGCACGGCTCCGGATAAAATTGAACTGCATCTCAACAACGACCTTTTAACCATCAGAGGCGAACGCACCCCGCCTTTGGATTTGGATGCCGAGTATTTTTATAAAGAATGTTTCTGGGGAAAGTTTTCACGCACAATCGTTTTGCCGGTGGAGGTGAAAGCCGATTCGGTGCAAGCCCAATATAAAAATGGAGTTTTAATAATCAGGTTGCCGAAGGCGGCTGCCGGCAAAAGTGAGATTCCGATAATGGTGATTGACGAATAAGTATGTTCGTACAAGATATATTTGCGAAGAAATGGTTTAAATATAGTTTGATTTCCCTGGGGGCTGTTTTGGTTTTAGCCGTCCTGTTTTTTGGTTTCGCTTTTTGCTATAACCAATTTTATCAAGACAAAATTTATCCGAGTGTCTATGTTGGCAGTTATTCTTTGGGCGGAATGACCAGACAGGAAGCCAGGGATTTTGTTGAAAATTTTAATAACAGAATTGCCAGAGAGGGCGTGGGCTTTACTTATCAATCTGCCGACGGCCCCAAACAATTACAGCTTAATACCGTATCCGCCGATGACAGTTCAGTGGAACTTGTACGCATAGACGGCGAGGGCGTGGTGGCCGCGGCTATGAGCCAGGGCCGGGGCGGATCGTTTTTAAATAATTTTTTTGGACCGGTAATAATCAAATTGTTTTCGCCGCGGGTTATTAGCGCCAAAGTAACAATTGAACAAAAGTTTAAAGATATTTTAAACAGCGCGCTTACAGAGATCAGCGATAAGCCGCATAATGCCAACATCAAAATAACATCAACGTTGCCGACGGTAAAATACGAGGTCATTCCCGAAAGTAACGGCATGGTTTTTAACTACAACAAAGCCGTCGCGGATATTACCGGCAGTTTATCCCGGCTGACATTAGTTCCGATTGCGCTGACTAAGGAAGAATTTAAGCCGAATATTTTAACCGCCGATGTGGCTTCGATTTTGCCGAAAATTGACAGTGTGATCGGTTATGGGGATTTGAATTTAAATTATGTTGATTCACAGACAAAAGAATTGAAAAGTTGGAATGTAACGCCGGATGTATTTGCGCGCTGGATTGAGGTGAGCAAGGATGAAAACGGCAACAATGTATTTGCTTTAAATAAAGAGACCGTGGAAACCTACCTGGAAACACTGCGTCCTTTCATTGACACTCCGGCCCAAAATGCCAAATTTGTGGTTCAAAATGATAAAGTGCAGGAATTTCAGGCCAGTCAAAGCGGCGTTACTTTAAATGCCGAAAAAACTTATAATGATTTAAATACGGTTTTTGAAGATCGCAATTATGGGTCGTCGGAGTTGGTTAAGACGATTACCGTTTCAACTGACATGGCTGATCCGGATGTGCAGATTGCGGATGTTAATAATTTAGGCATATCAGATGTGATTGGGGTTGGCATTTCTACATTCAAAGACAGTCACACCAATAGGATCAAAAATATTGCCAATGCTGTAAAACGACTAAACGGCACCCTGATAAAACCGGGAGAAGTTTTTTCCGCAAATAAATATGCCGGACCCTACACCAGAGAAAACGGATTCTTGCCGGAGCAAGTGATAAAAGGGGATAAGATATTGCCGGAGGTTGGCGGCGGCATGTGCCAGATCGGCACCACTCTGTTTAGAATGGCCATGAACTCGGGAATGCAGATTACGGAAAGAAGAAATCATTCTTTGGTGGTTTCCTATTATGCTGATCCGGTAAACGGCAACCCGGGTACGGACGCAACTTTGTATGATCCGGATTTGGATTTGAAATTTATAAATGACACCGGAAATTATTTGTTGTTGTCAACTGATATTAATTATACCAAACAGCAGCTCACCTTTACCCTGTGGGGTAAAAGCGACGGTCGCAAGGGCTGGTATACGCATCCGATTGTCAGCCGATGGATTTCCGCCGGCGAACCGAGAATAATAACCGTCACGGACGGCAGTTTGAAACCGGGCCAAGAGTCATGCCAGGGCGCGTTTAGAGGCGCAGTGGCCAGTTTCACTTATAGCCGCATTACTTCCAGCAGTGAAAAAATTGATCGGGTATTTGAAAGTTATTACCGGCCTTTGCCGAAGATTTGTCTGGTTGGAGCCGAGCCGGATGTTAATACAAACACCCCCGGCGTAGCGCCAGGGGTGTTATAAATAGTTTGGGGGAGAATACCCCCCCTTAAAACCGCACCCAAGAAGATGTGTAACGGTAGCGAACGAGCCGAAGCCGGTTAACACCCCATTACACACCTCCATGCTTGTCGTGGATACGGGATAATACTTACTTTTAAATCTAGCGCTGTCTGGTAAATTAAGCATTATTCCACATCCGGACAAGTCATAAGGATCTGTTTCTGCATTAATACTGACAATTTAAGGTACGACTATTGATTCTAAAAGTAACTTCGTATAATAACATACTAAATGGGTTTTGTCAAGGTCTGCCAATAAAAATAGCCGTTTAAACGGCTATTTTTAGCTTGTTTTAGCCAATTATTCAATAACCTTGTCAATTAAGCCGTAAGTGAGCGCTTCTTTTGAATCCATAAAATAGTCCCGATCCGTGTCTTTTTCAATTTGGGTAAGGTTTTTGCCGGTATGTTTCGCCAAAATCTCATTTAGACGTTCTTTAATACGCAAAATTCTTTCGGCCCGGATCTTGATATCGCTGGCCTGTCCTTCCATGCCGCCCATAACCTGATGGATCATTATTTCCGAATTGGGCAAAGCTAATCTTTTGCCCTTGGCGCCGGCGGCTAAGAGAACCGCGGCCATGCTCGCGGCCATACCGATACAGATGGTGCTCACATCCGGTTTAATATATTGCATGGTGTCATAAATGGCCATGCCGGCAGTGACTGACCCGCCCGGTGAATTGATATATAACTTGATATCCTTATCACTGCTTTGGTTTTCCAGAAACAAAAGCTGGGCGATTATCAGGTTGGCCACATTATCGTCTACCATTGTGCCCAAAAAGACGATTCGGTCTTGGAGCAGACGGGAGTAGATGTCAAAGGCGCGCTCGCCGTAGGAGGTCTTTTCAATGACCGTGGGAATTAAAAACTGTGATCTAAGTTCATTGTCTTTCATATAAGATTAGTTATTTTTATTAAAACACTTTCAATTGTTCCGTCGGTGGTGAATCCGGCCGCTTTTTTGTGTCCGCCGCCGCCCATTTTTTTGGCCAGCAGGGAAACATCCGTGTCATCGCTGGTTGTCCGCAAACTACCTTTGATTTTACCATCCATTGTTTCTTTAATCAACAAAGATATTTTCGTGCCGTAGAGCTTGTTTAAGAAATTAGCAATGCCATCGGCCTCAATTTCGCTGATGCCATACTCCAGGGTGTCTTTTTTGGTCAGATAAGTATAAACCAAATCCAGTCCGTCTTTTTTGGTCAGGCGATCCAAGACCACGCCCCACAGTTTTAAAGTGTTAATGCTTTTGTTGCGGATGATATAACTGTGAATTAAATTTAAATTCGCGCCCAAACGCAAGAGCTGGCTGGCCGCTATCAGTGATGACTCGGTTGTGGCCGGGTTGGAAAAATTATCAGTGTCGTTTACCAGGCCGGTTAAAAGAGATGTGGCCATGTCGCGGTTGATTTTGGCGCCGATAATTTTAAAAAAATCATAAAGGATTTCCGTGGTTGCGGCCGCCTGCGCGTTTAGCATATTTATATGCCCGTATTTTTCGTTAGTCGGGTGATGGTCTATATTTATAATCGTTGCCGCCAGCCGGGGGATAATATCGGCCACGCCGGCATATCTCAAATCGCCGGCATCCATTATAATAATCGTATCCGCCTCGGTCAGCATATCTTTATTTTGTGAAATCAGGTCGGTGTGGTTTAGAAATTTTAATCTTTCCGGCACTTCCGTATCGCAAAATATCCGCGGTGTTTTTTTTAAAGCAAGCAAATACTGCGCCATGGCCGTCACCGAGCCAATCGCATCGCCATCGGGGTTTTGATGGGTAACCAAGGCGATTTTATTCGCCTTTTTCAAATGCTTGTCTATTTGTACGGCAGTTCCATTCATAGTATTGTTGAACAAATCATTATATCTTTATTATTTACCCCTGTCAAGATATATGGTATAATCTTGACAAGTTATGTATCTAAAACGTTTGGAAATAAGGGGGTTCAAATCCTTTGCCGAAAAGACGGTTTTGGAATTTTTGCCGTATAAGAATAATAGGAATAGCGTTACTGTTATTGTCGGTCCGAACGGCTCCGGCAAATCAAATATTTCCGACGCGGTGAGATGGGTGATGGGCGAACAAAGCTTGAAAAATTTGCGGGGAAAGAAAAATGAGGACGTAATTTTTAGCGGTTCCGAGACCAAAGGCCAGCTCGGCGCGGCCGAAGTGACCATGACTTTGGATAACGGCGACGGCCGGCTGCTTTCAGATTATCCGGAAATCATCATTACCCGCCGTTTGTACCGGTCCGGCGAAGCCGAATATCTGGTCAATAATAATGCGGCGCGTTTGATAGACATTCATCTGCTTTTGGCCAAAGCCCAGTTTGCCCAGCATTCATACAGCGTGGTTGGCCAGGGTATGATTGATAAACTGCTCACGGTCGGGCCGGTGGAAAGAAAAGATTTTTTGGATGAGGCGTCCGGTATAAAAGAATTTCAAATCAAACAGCACCAGGCCGAACTCAAGCTGACGCGCACGACCGAAAATGTGGCGCAGGCGGAGCGGCTGATGCAGGAGGTTGAACCGCGTTTGAAAATTTTATCCAAACAGGTTAAAAAATTGGAAAAACGGCAGGAGGTGGAACTGAAACTGCGCGAGATGCAGGAGAAATATTATGCTTCAATATATTTGACCAATAAAAACGAGCTGGACGGCTTGGTTGAAAAATTAAATCTGGTTGAAAATTCATACCGCGGCGCTTTTAAGGAATTGGAGGATATTCAGAATGAATTGGCTGTTTTGGCCCGCGCTTCCGGCAGAGGGGACGCGTTTAATGAATTGCAATCCAAATTTCAGGTTTTAGCCAAAGAAAAAAATGATCTGGAACGCCAGCTGGCCATAAAAGACGGGCAGACGCACGCGCAATATAACGCGGCCGGAAAACAAAATGTCAGTTGGACGCAAAATAAGATTGCCGAATTAA from Patescibacteria group bacterium includes these protein-coding regions:
- a CDS encoding DHH family phosphoesterase, coding for MNGTAVQIDKHLKKANKIALVTHQNPDGDAIGSVTAMAQYLLALKKTPRIFCDTEVPERLKFLNHTDLISQNKDMLTEADTIIIMDAGDLRYAGVADIIPRLAATIINIDHHPTNEKYGHINMLNAQAAATTEILYDFFKIIGAKINRDMATSLLTGLVNDTDNFSNPATTESSLIAASQLLRLGANLNLIHSYIIRNKSINTLKLWGVVLDRLTKKDGLDLVYTYLTKKDTLEYGISEIEADGIANFLNKLYGTKISLLIKETMDGKIKGSLRTTSDDTDVSLLAKKMGGGGHKKAAGFTTDGTIESVLIKITNLI
- a CDS encoding VanW family protein produces the protein MFVQDIFAKKWFKYSLISLGAVLVLAVLFFGFAFCYNQFYQDKIYPSVYVGSYSLGGMTRQEARDFVENFNNRIAREGVGFTYQSADGPKQLQLNTVSADDSSVELVRIDGEGVVAAAMSQGRGGSFLNNFFGPVIIKLFSPRVISAKVTIEQKFKDILNSALTEISDKPHNANIKITSTLPTVKYEVIPESNGMVFNYNKAVADITGSLSRLTLVPIALTKEEFKPNILTADVASILPKIDSVIGYGDLNLNYVDSQTKELKSWNVTPDVFARWIEVSKDENGNNVFALNKETVETYLETLRPFIDTPAQNAKFVVQNDKVQEFQASQSGVTLNAEKTYNDLNTVFEDRNYGSSELVKTITVSTDMADPDVQIADVNNLGISDVIGVGISTFKDSHTNRIKNIANAVKRLNGTLIKPGEVFSANKYAGPYTRENGFLPEQVIKGDKILPEVGGGMCQIGTTLFRMAMNSGMQITERRNHSLVVSYYADPVNGNPGTDATLYDPDLDLKFINDTGNYLLLSTDINYTKQQLTFTLWGKSDGRKGWYTHPIVSRWISAGEPRIITVTDGSLKPGQESCQGAFRGAVASFTYSRITSSSEKIDRVFESYYRPLPKICLVGAEPDVNTNTPGVAPGVL
- the clpP gene encoding ATP-dependent Clp endopeptidase proteolytic subunit ClpP is translated as MKDNELRSQFLIPTVIEKTSYGERAFDIYSRLLQDRIVFLGTMVDDNVANLIIAQLLFLENQSSDKDIKLYINSPGGSVTAGMAIYDTMQYIKPDVSTICIGMAASMAAVLLAAGAKGKRLALPNSEIMIHQVMGGMEGQASDIKIRAERILRIKERLNEILAKHTGKNLTQIEKDTDRDYFMDSKEALTYGLIDKVIE
- a CDS encoding Hsp20/alpha crystallin family protein, with amino-acid sequence MNEKAKKFVLPLDLNEPSDFDILSSLQSAKAVFEERQFEGQLSVDVAQTAEELVVLATMAGTAPDKIELHLNNDLLTIRGERTPPLDLDAEYFYKECFWGKFSRTIVLPVEVKADSVQAQYKNGVLIIRLPKAAAGKSEIPIMVIDE